Genomic window (Rosa chinensis cultivar Old Blush chromosome 6, RchiOBHm-V2, whole genome shotgun sequence):
AGCAAAGGTGATTACTTTAAAACCCTAATGCTCAAAAGAAAGTTAAACCTTTCTGTTTAGTGAAGCCATCATCTTCCAGCAACTTTGTTTTTTCAAACGTCGGTGCTTGTCCAAATCAAGCTCCTCACTGCTTTGTGATCTCATTAGTAATCTAAAAGATGCACTCTATTTATACCTAAATACATTTGCACGACCAAAAACCCTATTCTTTATATGGTTAATTGCTTCATAACTAAGGATTATACAGATTAAAGAGACGGATAAAGCTAGTGTCCTTCTTTGTTGGTTTTTGACTGCAATTCATTGGATGGTCACTGTAGTTGAAAGGTTATGAGCTTATCCACCTGATTAATCAAAGAATAGACTTTTTCGATACTTTTATTAAATGCTCTGATCCAAACTCATCACAAGTCTCTAGTGGAATTGAACAAGAACTTTAAATATCCATGATGAGAATGTGCCAAATCAAgcattatttataattttactTCTATATATTGGATCCAATGTGAAGTGCATAACAGTAATACTTATGCACACTAACTTTTCTACTCGTTTACATGACCTAAACAAGATTCTTACATGATAAACGACATGCATGATTAatttaacacacacacacacatatatattattcaTCGTTTCGAATTTAtaacttaattttcaatttaacacacacacacacacatatatattattcaTCGTTTCGAATTTATAACTTAATTTTCAAGTTTTGAGCTTCTCGTAAATCTTCTTCTTGACTAAATAACAATGTTATTTTTCAAGCTGCCACTAGACTATCAGCCTaaactccattgcttttgtaGAGTATGGAATGGAAGACCTCTTTTTATTATTGTAGCTGTCATTTTTGCTTGAGTAGCTAACTAATGGTGTAGCCGATGATCAAGACTTTTAAGTATTAATTTCCCGTACGTCTCTTCTTCAAaacaatatattgaattatAGGTTGTGTAGTCTAGTATCAGACTATCAGCAATGGAAACATTATGTCCCCATCTCTTCAACCCTACTAAAATCATTAAACCATGTCCAATTCCTATGGACATGAACCATCAAATTGAAATAGCAAAATCTAGGACATATATCATTGTATAATAGCCTTAAAAGTCGATCGAAAAGGGTACGTATTCCAATAAATAATTAGATAGTAAACACATAGGGTACCATTATATTTCACAATCCATCACTAGTAGGTGACTTTCCATGATTGTAAGTCTCAACCTACTTAAAATGTGGACCTATAATCTTTTAGCTCATTGCTTCTTAATTTACTTCTTTAGTGTTGAATTGCAGTATCTTCGTAAAGTTAATCCAAATCCTGATAGTGAATTGCAAGTTGCAACTAGGACAGTCTCTACTGCTTTTTCTTTCCTCCTAACCAACCCTAGCTCTTCTAATAATCAATGAGTACAACGGAAGTTGATTACTCCGGTGTTGACTTGTCCCATGAATTcagtatatatattataattaattaatgtATTATTATCACTAATTTTATTAACATCAATACGAAAAATAACTACATAAACATTCTTGATCGAGTTAAAAAACAAAGTGGAGAAAGAAACTTCATTTGGTTTTACAATAGGAAATTGCCAAGAACATACTTCACAAGTTCACAGAGTGGGGTgactttttttgttgttgtatttTTGGAGAAAACATATCAGGgtttaactttttatttattttttggtcacAAAAATTAGGGTTAACTTTCATTCATAAGTAAACAGAGAAGCCAGGTCCATCAGATTCAGGTGACCCACCACATCCATCAACTTGTTACGTGGCAGTCTCAGCACATCGATTCCTTCACAGATTCTTGGAATCAACGGTTCagattaccaaaattaaatcataaataaATCGCATTACTTGCCCCCGAAGAACCCGCCCATATGAAATCAACACAACACCCATGAATCCCCAAGGTCAGCCTCCATGGGGTTGGCAAGAAACGAGGATATTTTCGTAATCTCCCTACGTTCAGCTTTTAACTTTATGTGCCGCCCACTTTACTTTTTGCGATGACaacgtacttttttttttgctgatgaTGACAACGTACTTTGCTTGCAGTTACACCCGTTCTTTTGCTATTTATACCTCGCGCTTTGCTCTCTGTCCctccctttctctctttctttgatCTTTGAGTAGTCTCGCTAAATCTCACCGGAGGCAAGCCAAATGGAGCGGAATTCAGCTGCGGTTCACTCCCAAATGACGCCGTCGATGTTCGGGTCGTCGTGGCACGGTGATCACATGAAGCGAAGCCCGCCGCAGTTGGAAATCGACGAGTGGATCAACCATGGGGTCGCAGCTGATAACCAAGGCGAGTTTCGGGCGGACCGGAGTTTCGCCGAAACGGACGGCTTTTTCGGCGACGTTTGCTCCGGTGACCTCAGCTTCGCTTTCAAGAACCGGGTTAGTCACACTCACTTGTTACTTTCCTGTCCCACCTTCCCCCGAGTCGTGTCAACGTATTGTGCACTGTCACGTCATCACAGACTTGGATCTTATATGACATCATATGCCACATATATGATTtttgtatttatatataaatgccGTCGTGGACTGAAAAGGAATGTTTGCCTAATTATGTTTTgtttagttaattaaatatatattatgtataaaTTAATTAAGAAACACGTGTATTATTACTATTATATATATCATGCACGAGAGGCGCAAGGTTAATCTTAAAACAATATTCCTAAACCATATGTTTTAGTTATAATCTTCAAAACtagaaaataatatactttTAATCGTTCACTCTTTGGACAGAAATTTGTAACCAATTGATTTAGGTATTCTCAAACCTAAAAAGGAGAGATTGATTTAGATCCATATTACACTTATTTCTCTGCCTTCATTTGTTTTTTGTACGTGGATACCTTGCGTAAGCCCAACCAATgatatataaagaggcccaaaTTTAGTTGCtcctcttgttttgtttttgtcttcttctctttccCCTTGTACTGTTTGTATTCTTAATTTGTAGCAAGTGCCTCAGTGGGTAGCTTAAGAGACTAAACAAAAATATTTAGGTATCCATAACGCGACAAGGATCAAATGAAGTGTCAACTTTGAATCTAGCTAAGCTAGCACATGATTCACAGTGTGTTTATAATATGAATTCCATAAATGCAGGACATGATGAATGGCTTTTCAAGCAGTGGACTGACTGAAACCCTACTAAGCCCTCAGAAACTCACCCCCAAGAATTCCAGCCTCTCAGCAACCATGGATTCCCAGTCTTCGATATGTGGTATGGTTTACGAAACTGATAACATATATGCACGTTAATTTGCACTTGCTTGTGTTAGTTTTTTGAGTCTAGTGGTTGTCTAACGTACGTGGTATCAAATCTTGCGCTATATATGATATGGATATCTTGTCAAATTAAAACGCATAATGGACATGCTACTCCTATCTCGGTTTGTGACTTAGTTGTTGGATGTTCAGTTGGAACTCCCACATCGGCCGCTAACCCAATTGGTAGAGATAACCAAGCAAGAGGAGCCACCAGTGGTTCCTCTGGAGATCAATCAGATGAGGATGATTTTGAGATAGAAGCCGGCCCATGTGGAGACAGTACAAACCCTCTTGATATTAAACGTATCAGAAGGTATTTCATAAtctacttttttattttgttttagagATTGAGAAACTAGAATGGGAAGTTGATTCAGCATGCATTACCATGTGACTTCTTTGCAGGATGGTCTCGAACAGGGAGTCTGCTAGgcgatcaagaagaagaaagcaacaacatttgCAAGAACTTGAGGGGCAGGTATTGATCTTTTGTGTTCTAGTGGTTACCCCAACAAGTTCTGGTCCAATTGCGATACTAATGAGATAGAAGTATTCTCTTTTGTGCTGTTCAGTTTGCGCTTGTTCGTTGAGTGATTTATTTGAAGGCAATCTGATCCGCAAGctcaattttggttttctttcagGTTGATATACTGAGAGGAGAAAATTCAACCTTATTCATGCAGCTTACAGATGCTTCTCAACAGTACCGTGATGCTGATACAAACAATAGAGTGCTGAAATCAGATGTGGAAGCTTTGAGAGCTAAGGTATAGGATTAAAACAGAAACTTATTTAAATGAACTGCCCAAAACTAATTAAGACGGTGAGAATGAGAAGATAAATTAGAAAACATCCACATTCTATAATACTATGtcatctctgtgtgtgtgtgtgtgtatttatagaATTACCAGCTGAGAGTGGTAAATTGTCAAGGAATTTATAATTATCATATCATGATTTTAGGTGAAGCTAGCTGAAGATATGGTTACTCGCGGCTCTTTAACCTCTAGCCTTAACCAACTTCTTCAAGGTCATTTAACCACACCACAACCACTTAATCCTCATACTAATTTGCGCGGTGTAGCACACGTGTCGCCAACCATTACCATTCATGGAGAGGATACCTCATATGGTGGAATAGCAATCTCTGGTCAGAACTCGGGCGTTGGACTCGGAAATGTTGCTGGTATGACTAATAGCAATATGAGTACCAGGATCATGAGTGATTCTGTAAGCTGTGTGTCGACTGATATGTGGTAATGAACTACTAAAAAGATTGTAGTGCCTCCTGTGTAATCTATTAATTAGATCCAGTGTGTCTTGTATGCTTTAGGTCGACGCGATTTCTGTAGAGTAATTTCAGAAATGTcctttttttctctcctcttttgAGGTTTTCTAGCCTGTAAAAGACTCATGTCTGATGTCTCCTGTAAAATGTAGTATTTAAGTGAAGGAAGGTTTCTCTGTGTGTTTCTGCTTATACACTTCATGAGTCAATATGGTTCCTTCTCATGtagttttcttcttcctctagctTCTAATATGTTAGCTCAGTCTGATCAGTGGTCACGCATGAGCAGGTGTTAAGAAATGCAATACCCCATAAGCCTTTGGTGACAATCGTTCTAAATTTGACGCTCCGACTCGATTATGGTACCAAATTGGGAGATATACATGTTAGATCCAACGGCCACAAGTGTTCCAGGTCTTCCCTAAAAGTTTAGCATTTTAGTGAAGAAAAGGCTGCTTTCTAATATGTTACCACTTATACACTCCATTAAGTCTACAGGATTCTTGCAATCCTGCTAAACCCTCACAGTCTTTCTCCTTCCTTGTAGTTTCTGTATAATAATTGAGCTTTCAAAGAGCAAGATCATGCTGTGCCAACTGTTCTATGCAACAAGGATAtgggttttttttattatatgaagAAAGAGAGATCACATGATCGAAAGCACAGAGAGAAACCGCGGTTGTAGTTGAAAACTTCAGATTGATCCTCATTTTATATCTATGGTTGTCACCTCCATTGTTGGCAAAGCAGAGACATTTCCAGGGTTGCACGGGCACCCAACTTAATGTCAAAGCTTTTATATTCATGCATCTCTGATCCCAACTATGATTATactgtgtaaaagtaaaatcaCTACCACTAAATAAATTCATCTGGTGTAAAACAAAACAATCAGTGCATACATTTGGAATCAGAAGGCTTTTTACAGCCTTCAATTAACTAAAACTTTTGCATCACTGTCTTCAAAACCTGAATATTCCTCTGGCACTGGGATATTCAACTCTGAACAAACCAACTGTATTATTCTTGCAGTCTCAGCACCATATGACATTTTATTCAAAGTTACAGCAATAGCAAACTTGTTTTCTATGTCACAAAAGCCAGTAGATCCACCCATTCCTGAGTGGCCAAAGCCGATAAGTGACCTGTCCTTCGAGTGGTGGCACCTCTTAAACCCGAGTCCAAATATCCCATCCTGCTTAACCAAACTAGCATATTCCCCCACCCCCAAAAAAGCATCATGAATTTTTGGGTTGCTGAATAGCTTATCTATTTTAGGACTGGATGATGAGTTTTCAGCAGCAGTAGAGTGGGGAATGTGAGGATGGCTACCGAGAGGTGGTGTcgaagaggaggaggaatgaGGTGGTGGAATAGCACCACCATCGACTAGGGATGCATAGTAACGCGCTATTGCACGTGCTGAGCAATGTGCATTGGCTGCTGGGATGATGGCGCGGCGGATGTTGAGCATGTTGAATAGAGCAGGCACCATGGTAGCAGCTTGTTGAATGTTGTCTGGCTTGAGGCTGGAGGGCAAATCCAAGCGGCTGCCAACCTCTGAAAGCTTCTTCGGATCATCTCCATAGGGTGCAAGGCTTGCAAGCCGAGCTTCCACACCTAAGAcaagaaaataaacaatttgaaaGCAAGTAAATATCATTAAGTGTGACAGCAGAGTCATGCATACATATTCCTTGCATTGTAACTCAAAGAAGCACTTGAAAACATGGTACACTTGCTGACTTGCCTGCAGGGATTCCAATATATAACTCGCCTTCAATTTGTAGGGGGTGAATGAATGCTTCTTCAAGAATCTCCTGGAATTTCTTCCCTGTTGCATGCTGTTCCATCCAGAAGTACGAACATGAACATTCACAATGGCACAAATAGATGATTCCCACACC
Coding sequences:
- the LOC112168975 gene encoding basic leucine zipper 9, with the translated sequence MERNSAAVHSQMTPSMFGSSWHGDHMKRSPPQLEIDEWINHGVAADNQGEFRADRSFAETDGFFGDVCSGDLSFAFKNRDMMNGFSSSGLTETLLSPQKLTPKNSSLSATMDSQSSICVGTPTSAANPIGRDNQARGATSGSSGDQSDEDDFEIEAGPCGDSTNPLDIKRIRRMVSNRESARRSRRRKQQHLQELEGQVDILRGENSTLFMQLTDASQQYRDADTNNRVLKSDVEALRAKVKLAEDMVTRGSLTSSLNQLLQGHLTTPQPLNPHTNLRGVAHVSPTITIHGEDTSYGGIAISGQNSGVGLGNVAGMTNSNMSTRIMSDSVSCVSTDMW
- the LOC112168976 gene encoding beta-lactamase domain-containing protein 2-like, producing the protein MANDHWIYDTPPLSDVEAKLRPLLVQLGNDNKLLGVQVCAYKDGKVIIDTAGGLLEKDGDRPVQPDSLFPVFSVTKGITAGMLHWLIDAGKLKLEDSVANIWSEFGSHGKDLIKVHHALNHTSGLHNALADIVLGNPFLMSNWEECLKSTAMSVPESEPGKEQTYHYISYGYICGGIIEHATGKKFQEILEEAFIHPLQIEGELYIGIPAGVEARLASLAPYGDDPKKLSEVGSRLDLPSSLKPDNIQQAATMVPALFNMLNIRRAIIPAANAHCSARAIARYYASLVDGGAIPPPHSSSSSTPPLGSHPHIPHSTAAENSSSSPKIDKLFSNPKIHDAFLGVGEYASLVKQDGIFGLGFKRCHHSKDRSLIGFGHSGMGGSTGFCDIENKFAIAVTLNKMSYGAETARIIQLVCSELNIPVPEEYSGFEDSDAKVLVN